In Flexibacter flexilis DSM 6793, a genomic segment contains:
- the prmA gene encoding 50S ribosomal protein L11 methyltransferase, with translation MNYIELNIEVAPDFADVLIAELGQVGFDTFTETDNGVQAYAEEKNYDAQAVADLLATYAQQTPISYTTQSIAQQNWNEEWERNFEPVTVGNECFIRATFHEPRPEFKHEIIINPKMSFGTGHHATTALMVEHQLAIPHAGKRVLDAGTGTGILAIMAEKLGADFVEAFDIDEWPVENTRENLQLNSCQKVTVWQGEINGVAADAKFDIVLANINRNILLDQIPAYVQHLTKGGVLLLSGFYEHDIADIAAVAASVGLTEQSRKIRDQWSAVWFA, from the coding sequence ATGAATTACATCGAACTTAACATTGAAGTTGCCCCAGACTTTGCCGACGTGCTTATCGCCGAACTAGGCCAAGTGGGTTTTGATACTTTCACCGAAACCGACAACGGTGTACAGGCTTATGCCGAAGAAAAAAATTACGACGCACAAGCCGTAGCCGATTTGTTGGCGACTTATGCCCAACAAACACCCATTTCTTATACGACCCAAAGCATTGCCCAACAAAATTGGAACGAAGAATGGGAACGCAATTTTGAACCAGTAACCGTTGGAAATGAATGTTTTATCCGTGCTACTTTTCACGAACCACGCCCAGAATTTAAGCACGAAATTATTATTAACCCTAAAATGTCGTTTGGAACTGGGCACCACGCTACTACTGCCCTGATGGTAGAACATCAGTTGGCTATTCCGCACGCAGGCAAACGCGTTTTGGATGCGGGTACGGGTACGGGCATTTTGGCGATTATGGCCGAAAAATTAGGAGCTGATTTTGTAGAAGCTTTCGACATAGACGAATGGCCAGTGGAAAATACACGCGAAAATTTACAACTCAATAGCTGCCAGAAAGTTACGGTTTGGCAAGGCGAAATAAACGGCGTAGCGGCTGATGCCAAATTTGATATTGTGTTGGCCAATATCAACCGCAATATTTTGTTAGACCAAATTCCTGCGTATGTGCAACATTTGACCAAAGGCGGCGTGTTATTGCTAAGTGGTTTTTATGAACACGACATCGCAGACATTGCGGCAGTGGCGGCCAGCGTGGGACTCACCGAACAAAGCCGTAAAATCAGAGACCAATGGTCGGCGGTTTGGTTTGCCTAA
- a CDS encoding DUF6150 family protein encodes MKYFLAFSLFLLSSVACMAQNNPNPCKVYGSVFIEKNRLMADYRIFVESSEGMADLTVFKTANKLFADDAGLWHFTDTKVQADFTVYIEPNRAMADFSVFYTETESFAGCK; translated from the coding sequence ATGAAGTATTTTTTGGCTTTTAGTTTGTTTTTGCTTAGCTCAGTAGCTTGCATGGCGCAAAACAACCCCAATCCTTGCAAAGTGTATGGAAGTGTTTTTATAGAAAAAAATAGGCTTATGGCCGACTATCGCATTTTTGTGGAAAGCTCCGAAGGCATGGCCGACCTGACCGTTTTTAAGACCGCCAACAAACTGTTTGCCGATGATGCTGGCCTTTGGCACTTCACAGACACGAAGGTACAAGCCGATTTTACGGTATATATTGAACCCAATCGCGCGATGGCCGATTTTTCGGTTTTTTATACCGAAACAGAATCTTTTGCAGGCTGTAAATAA
- a CDS encoding substrate-binding periplasmic protein encodes MYKKIILLLLLSNWLQTIANAQTIKGQSWTEVKQKGSGNLYVTYYDTPNLIEKVGGKYEGVCADIMQNFVTFLKDRRKVNVTLKYRDGQTNFKEFYNNMKGSSGAVFGLGNITITEERKKEVSFSVPFMTNVALLVTQKSAPPLTRLNEMSTKFKGMKAYVAKGTTHEKFMNSLKKQFYPEMPISYTTSSKEALAQVLKDPKAFCYQDLVIYFDAVEDKKPVKRHSVADRPGESFGLVMPPQSDWQPVFNEFLVQFMQTPEYRKILIEHLGADAVQIMDMAK; translated from the coding sequence ATGTACAAAAAAATAATCTTATTATTATTGCTATCAAATTGGCTACAAACAATAGCTAACGCACAGACAATCAAAGGCCAATCGTGGACTGAGGTAAAACAAAAAGGCTCTGGTAATCTGTATGTTACTTATTATGATACGCCTAATCTAATCGAAAAAGTTGGGGGAAAATACGAGGGTGTTTGCGCTGATATTATGCAAAATTTTGTAACTTTTTTGAAAGATAGGCGCAAAGTAAATGTAACATTAAAATACAGAGATGGACAAACTAATTTCAAGGAATTTTACAATAATATGAAAGGTTCGTCTGGAGCTGTTTTTGGCTTAGGAAATATTACTATTACAGAGGAAAGAAAAAAAGAAGTTTCTTTTAGCGTTCCTTTTATGACCAACGTGGCATTGTTGGTTACACAAAAGTCTGCGCCTCCGCTTACGCGCCTCAACGAAATGTCCACCAAATTTAAGGGCATGAAAGCGTATGTGGCCAAAGGCACGACGCACGAAAAATTTATGAATTCGCTTAAAAAGCAATTTTACCCAGAAATGCCCATTAGTTACACGACGTCCAGCAAAGAAGCCTTAGCGCAGGTACTCAAAGACCCTAAAGCCTTTTGCTACCAAGATTTAGTCATTTATTTTGATGCCGTAGAAGATAAAAAACCTGTAAAACGCCACTCGGTGGCCGATCGCCCAGGCGAATCTTTCGGATTGGTAATGCCTCCTCAGTCGGATTGGCAGCCCGTTTTCAACGAGTTTTTGGTACAGTTTATGCAAACGCCTGAATATCGCAAAATTCTAATTGAGCATTTGGGAGCAGATGCCGTACAAATTATGGATATGGCCAAATAA
- a CDS encoding FKBP-type peptidyl-prolyl cis-trans isomerase, with protein sequence MTVQPNKVVSVAYQLEINNLDGEREIVETVSADAPMVLLYGMSGLPEKFEEELAGLSVGDNFSFNLSPEEGYGDIDEEAVVTIPIETFLIDGKLDEEMLQLGNYIPMTDNYGNQLRGCVVGLSEESVQMDFNHPLAGKTMYFVGSIIAIRDAQPEELAHGHVHGDGGHHH encoded by the coding sequence ATGACCGTACAACCCAACAAAGTGGTTTCTGTGGCATACCAATTGGAAATCAATAATTTAGATGGCGAGCGCGAAATCGTAGAAACTGTAAGTGCCGATGCCCCAATGGTATTGCTATATGGCATGAGCGGTTTGCCCGAAAAATTTGAAGAAGAACTTGCTGGCCTAAGCGTAGGCGATAATTTTTCTTTTAACCTCAGCCCAGAAGAAGGCTATGGCGATATTGACGAAGAAGCAGTCGTTACTATTCCTATCGAAACATTTTTGATTGATGGCAAACTCGACGAAGAAATGCTTCAGTTGGGCAACTATATTCCCATGACCGACAATTACGGCAACCAATTGCGCGGCTGCGTGGTTGGCCTAAGTGAAGAGTCTGTACAAATGGACTTCAATCATCCATTAGCGGGCAAAACAATGTACTTCGTTGGTAGCATCATAGCAATTCGCGACGCGCAACCAGAAGAACTTGCACATGGTCACGTACACGGTGACGGCGGACATCATCACTAA
- a CDS encoding ParB/RepB/Spo0J family partition protein, with translation MSDSKMTIKKRSGLGRGLGALLENPADSSQAQDKNEQASVGLMNEISVDTIETNPYQPRTHFDQDALEELAESIRTQGIIQPITVRQLSANKFQLISGERRLQASKLAGLASIPAYVRTANDQQMLEMALIENIQRENLNAIEIALSYQRLITECSLKQEELGDRVGKKRSTVNNYLRLLKLPPEIQAAIRDNYISMGHARAIVNVENIDTQLSIFKSIIADELSVRRVEEIVRDLATFGLPSDEKKQTPKTQASVEIQNIQSRLATHFGTKVQVKSADNNKGEIKIPFTSADDLNRILELLNFV, from the coding sequence ATGAGCGATAGTAAGATGACGATAAAAAAACGAAGTGGTTTGGGGCGTGGCTTAGGTGCTTTGCTCGAAAACCCCGCCGACAGTTCGCAGGCGCAGGATAAAAACGAACAGGCGAGCGTGGGGCTTATGAACGAAATTAGTGTAGATACTATTGAGACAAACCCTTATCAACCTCGCACACATTTTGACCAAGATGCGCTTGAAGAGTTGGCCGAATCTATCCGCACACAGGGGATCATTCAGCCGATTACGGTGCGCCAGTTGAGTGCTAATAAATTCCAGCTTATTTCGGGGGAACGCCGTTTGCAGGCTTCCAAACTGGCAGGCTTGGCCTCAATTCCTGCGTATGTACGCACGGCCAACGACCAGCAAATGCTCGAAATGGCCTTGATTGAGAATATTCAACGCGAAAACCTCAACGCCATAGAAATTGCCTTGAGCTACCAACGACTTATTACGGAATGTAGCCTGAAGCAAGAAGAGTTGGGCGACCGCGTAGGCAAAAAACGCAGTACCGTGAACAACTATTTACGTTTGCTCAAATTGCCACCAGAAATTCAGGCCGCCATCCGCGATAATTATATTAGCATGGGGCATGCCCGTGCTATCGTGAATGTGGAAAATATTGATACGCAATTATCTATCTTCAAAAGCATTATTGCTGATGAACTATCGGTGCGCAGAGTAGAAGAAATTGTGCGCGATTTGGCTACTTTCGGGCTACCAAGCGACGAAAAAAAACAAACGCCCAAAACGCAAGCCAGCGTAGAAATACAAAATATTCAGTCGCGTTTGGCTACGCATTTCGGTACGAAAGTGCAAGTAAAATCGGCAGACAACAACAAAGGCGAAATCAAGATTCCGTTTACGTCGGCAGACGATTTGAACCGAATTTTAGAACTTTTGAACTTTGTATAA
- a CDS encoding ParA family protein: MGKIIAIANQKGGVGKTTTAINLAASLAALEFKTLLVDADPQANSTSGLGFNPKTIENSIYECMVDGIDAQSLILKSDITYLDLLPSHIDLVGAEVEMINLENREDKMKQALKPIRDNYDFILIDCSPSLGLITINALTASDSLIVPVQCEYFALEGLGKLLNTIKIIQSRLNPELEIEGILLTMYDLRLRLSNQVVEEVKMHFMSMVFDTIIPRNIRLSESPSFGVPAIVHDAESKGSISYLNLAREILVKNGIDVSKIQLKGDER; this comes from the coding sequence ATGGGTAAGATTATCGCAATAGCCAACCAAAAAGGTGGCGTAGGCAAAACAACAACAGCTATTAACTTGGCAGCCAGCTTGGCAGCTTTGGAATTTAAGACCCTCCTCGTTGATGCAGACCCTCAGGCGAACTCCACTTCGGGATTAGGGTTTAATCCCAAAACCATCGAAAACAGCATTTACGAATGTATGGTAGATGGCATTGATGCACAAAGCCTTATCCTCAAATCGGATATTACTTATTTGGATTTGCTACCTTCGCACATCGACCTTGTGGGTGCGGAAGTGGAGATGATAAATTTAGAAAATCGTGAGGATAAAATGAAGCAGGCACTCAAACCTATCCGCGATAATTACGATTTTATCCTGATAGATTGTTCGCCTTCGCTGGGACTTATTACCATCAATGCCCTGACGGCTTCTGACTCGCTGATTGTACCCGTACAATGCGAATATTTTGCCTTAGAGGGTTTGGGTAAATTATTGAATACCATCAAGATAATTCAGTCCAGACTCAACCCTGAGCTGGAAATCGAAGGCATTTTGCTGACGATGTACGATTTGCGTTTGCGCCTTTCCAACCAAGTGGTGGAGGAAGTAAAAATGCACTTTATGTCGATGGTATTCGACACGATTATTCCGCGTAACATTCGTTTGAGCGAGTCGCCGAGCTTTGGCGTACCAGCCATCGTGCACGATGCCGAAAGTAAAGGTTCGATTAGCTATTTGAATTTGGCACGCGAGATTTTAGTAAAAAATGGCATTGATGTCTCGAAAATACAATTGAAGGGAGATGAGCGATAG
- a CDS encoding metal-dependent hydrolase, with protein MDITYYGHSCFGVNIGGYQILFDPFITPNELAKNIDINTIEADYILISHGHWDHMADAEAIAKRTGATIISSFEITEWFKAKGVEKVHPMNIGGKWPFEFGSVRMFQAVHSSSLPDGTYAGEAAGFIVNTADHTFYYSGDTALFSDMKLLGELFKIDFAFLPIGDNFTMGVGDAMIAAGWAGTNRVIAMHYDTFPYIQIDHQEAKLRAAHAKKELFFIPIGKTLTIK; from the coding sequence ATGGATATTACATATTACGGACATTCTTGTTTTGGTGTAAATATTGGCGGTTACCAAATTTTGTTTGACCCCTTCATTACGCCAAACGAATTGGCTAAAAATATTGATATAAACACAATAGAGGCAGACTATATTCTTATTTCTCACGGGCATTGGGACCACATGGCAGACGCAGAAGCTATTGCCAAGCGCACAGGAGCTACCATTATTTCGAGCTTTGAAATTACGGAATGGTTTAAGGCAAAAGGCGTAGAGAAAGTACATCCCATGAATATTGGTGGTAAATGGCCTTTCGAATTTGGTTCGGTGCGTATGTTTCAGGCCGTGCACTCGAGCAGCTTGCCAGATGGCACGTATGCAGGCGAAGCGGCGGGTTTTATCGTAAATACGGCAGACCATACGTTTTATTATAGTGGCGATACGGCTTTGTTCTCGGACATGAAGTTGCTCGGAGAGCTTTTCAAAATAGATTTTGCATTCTTGCCAATCGGCGACAACTTTACGATGGGCGTAGGCGATGCCATGATTGCAGCAGGCTGGGCAGGAACAAACCGCGTAATTGCGATGCACTACGACACGTTCCCGTACATTCAGATAGATCACCAAGAAGCCAAACTTCGTGCGGCACATGCCAAAAAGGAGCTATTCTTTATTCCGATAGGCAAAACCTTGACAATCAAATAA
- the lpdA gene encoding dihydrolipoyl dehydrogenase: MAAQYDVILIGSGPGGYVAAIRASQLGMKVAIVERENLGGICLNWGCIPTKALLKSAQVFEYIKHAKDYGINVGSAEADFGAVIKRSRDVANGMSKGVSFLMKKNKIDIIDGFGKVKAGKKVEVEKDGKKTEYSAKHIIIATGGRARQLPNVPIDGQKVIDYRKAMTLEKQPKSLLVIGSGAIGVEFAYVYAAMGTKVTIVEFMPNIVPVEDEDISKELAKHYKKLGVDIHTNSSVEKVDTSGSVAKATVKTPTGEITIEAEVVLSAAGVVANIENIGLEELGIKVEKGKIVTDDYYRTNVDGVYAIGDVTKGQALAHVASAEGILCVEHIAGLHVEPINYNNIPGCTYCSPEIASVGYTEKAAKEAGYEVKVGKFPFSASGKAKAAGHSDGFVKVIFDAKYGEWLGAHLIGANVTEMIAEVVVARKLETTGHEIIKSVHPHPTMSEAIMEAAAAAYGEVIHL, from the coding sequence ATGGCTGCACAATACGACGTTATTTTGATAGGAAGCGGGCCTGGTGGCTATGTTGCCGCTATTCGCGCCTCTCAACTGGGCATGAAAGTTGCCATCGTAGAACGTGAAAATCTTGGCGGTATCTGCCTTAACTGGGGCTGTATCCCGACCAAAGCTCTTCTAAAAAGCGCACAAGTTTTTGAATATATCAAACACGCCAAAGACTACGGCATCAATGTGGGCAGCGCAGAAGCGGACTTCGGCGCGGTTATCAAACGCAGCCGCGATGTGGCCAACGGCATGAGCAAAGGTGTTAGTTTTTTGATGAAAAAAAATAAAATTGACATCATCGACGGCTTCGGCAAAGTGAAAGCAGGCAAAAAAGTAGAGGTAGAAAAAGACGGTAAAAAAACCGAATATTCGGCCAAACACATCATTATTGCCACGGGCGGACGCGCACGCCAATTGCCTAATGTGCCTATCGACGGACAAAAAGTAATTGATTATCGCAAAGCCATGACACTCGAAAAACAACCAAAATCTTTGTTGGTGATTGGTTCGGGTGCTATCGGCGTGGAGTTTGCCTACGTGTACGCCGCAATGGGTACGAAAGTTACCATCGTGGAATTTATGCCAAATATCGTTCCCGTAGAAGACGAAGATATTTCTAAAGAATTGGCCAAACACTACAAAAAATTGGGCGTGGATATTCACACCAATTCGAGCGTAGAAAAAGTGGACACGTCGGGCAGCGTAGCCAAAGCCACCGTAAAAACACCAACAGGCGAAATCACCATCGAAGCGGAAGTAGTGCTTTCGGCGGCTGGCGTGGTAGCCAACATCGAAAATATCGGCTTGGAAGAGTTAGGTATTAAGGTAGAAAAAGGCAAAATCGTAACAGACGATTATTACCGCACCAACGTAGATGGCGTTTACGCTATCGGCGACGTAACAAAAGGTCAGGCATTGGCGCACGTGGCTTCTGCCGAAGGCATTTTGTGTGTGGAACATATCGCTGGCCTACACGTAGAGCCAATCAACTACAACAATATCCCAGGTTGTACGTACTGCTCGCCAGAAATCGCTTCGGTGGGCTATACCGAAAAAGCAGCCAAAGAAGCAGGCTATGAAGTGAAAGTGGGTAAATTCCCGTTCTCGGCTTCAGGCAAAGCCAAAGCGGCTGGTCATTCGGACGGTTTCGTAAAAGTGATTTTTGATGCTAAATATGGCGAATGGCTTGGCGCACACCTTATCGGTGCCAACGTTACGGAAATGATTGCCGAAGTGGTAGTGGCGCGCAAACTCGAAACTACTGGCCACGAAATTATTAAATCTGTACACCCGCACCCAACCATGTCGGAAGCGATTATGGAAGCTGCTGCCGCTGCTTACGGTGAAGTAATACATTTATAA